From the genome of Mycobacterium kansasii ATCC 12478:
CGCAATTCTGACTCGCCTGACTCGCCTGACTCGTCTTTGCAGGCCAACGGCGAAAACGGCGGCGAGTCAGAGGCGAGTTACGAGACGGCGGCGAGTCAGGCCAGTGATGAGGCGAGTCAACGCAATTCGAATAACTCGCCCGAAAACATAGGCCCTACCTGCGTAAACGAGTTGGCGAGCCAGGCGAGTCAGGAATACGGGCAATCTCTGGACAGCGCCCTTTTCGACTCCCCGGCCACCAACGGCCAAGCGCAACACTGCGGCTGCGGCAACCAGCTCAGCTCGCCCGAAGCGCTGAGGATCCGCAAATGCAAGCCCTGCCGGGACCGCGCGTTGGTCGGGTACGACTCATGAGCGACTTCCCCATACTCGACGGCAACCGCGACACCGAGGGCCGCATGGTCATCAGCGAGTGCGGCGAACTTGAGCCCTACATCGACGAAATCGACGGTTGGGTGAGTATGCCCTTGCGGGTCACCACCACACCGGGCGTGGGCATCGTGCTCGAAGTTGGGCCGTATTCCCTCGATGCGCGAGACGTTGCCCGGCTGCGGGCCGCGCTTGGCCACTGGGACATCACAACCAACGGCCCCGGCGTCAGGCGCGTCCAGTGAGCACGAACGCCGTCGTGGCCCGCTCCCGCGTCCGTAATGCCGTCTGCGACTTGCTCGCGACCGGCACATGGGAATCGTGGCCTGTGATCGTCGCAGCAGTCAGCGAATATACCGGCGCCACGCTGGAAGATGCCGAGGGGGCGATCTGGCGTTTGTGGCGGGCCGGGATCGTCGACATTCGCGGGCGCGGCCAGCGGCGCCAGGTCCGGTCGCGATCGGCGGTACCCGAGGGGGAGCAGCCGTGAGGCTGGTGGGCCGCGACGGCATCACACCCCGTGTCGAGCACCAGCCCGAAACCGCCTGCATCATCATCAGATTGGGGCCGAACCGCTACATCGCCAGCAGAGACGACGCCATCGCCCTGGCCGCCCTGCTGGTCGCCGCCGTCGACCGACTCGACTCCACACAAGGGCCTGTCCAGTGTCCCTTCTAGGCGAGAAACCGGCGCACCCGCTCGTCGTCGGCGGTGTGGTTGTCCTGCACGGCGACTACCTGCGTCACGCCCTGTTGGCGATCCAGCACATCATCGGCCGGCGCCGCCGCGAGCACCTGCCGGTGCCGGCGGAGTGGTCGGCGCTGGAAGTCGCTCTAGCTCAGGCCATGTCCGCGGGTCCGCAGTCGGACGCCGCTGCGCAGTCTGTCAATGAGACTTGGCTTAGCACACGAGAAGTCGCAGATCGAACGGGATGGACCGAGAGACACGCCCGACGTAGGGCCGGCCAGCTCGACGGCAGGCGCGAGGGTGGCCGGTGGCTCATCCCCGAGACTGCGGTCCGAGAACACATGGAAGGGCAGCAACGCGAATGAGCAAAATCCCCGGCTGGATCGGGCACCACGGCCTGGAGGTCCGGATCCGCGATCCGCTGCCCGCCCACCTGGCCGATGCCGGCGCCGTCGAAGCCGCCGGGTACACCCCACCCACGGAATGGCTGGCTGTGCGCCAGCGCTGGGCCGAGTTCATCGACCTGGCGACACCGCATGTCGATGCGGTGCTACGCCACGTGGCCAGCGGCGCAGGAGATATTGCCACCCTGCGGGCCGCCGCGCTGGCCGAGCTGGCCGGCTCCGGGGCCGCCGACGCCGAGTTATGTCAGCAGTTGGCCGTTCGGGTGTACCACGAGCTGAACCGCTTATGGCCAGCGGAAAGGGCATACGCCGCCGCCGCCAAGGCATTCGACGCCGCGGTGAAGTCGTTCAACGGCGCTGACGAAAGCGAGTTGGACTTCAAGGCCATTGCCCTGGCCGCCGCTGCCCGGTTGTGCGGCGCGGACCCGAACGCGGCGAAGTGGGCTACCGACCGTCTGCAGTTCGCCTTGTGTGTCGATCCGCGCCGGGCACACCTGCGCAAGCTGGTCAACGCGTTCGTGGTGCCCGGCGAAGCCCAACGCCTTTACGGCAAGGGCAGGTGGGCGGCCATGCTCGAACTCGGTGCCCACCTGCGCGCCGCCGCCGACCCGCTGCGTGCCGCCCCCGACTTGCCGGCCTTCCTGACATGCGTTGACAAGCATCGGGTTGTGCAGCGGTGGGACCCTCTCGATGGTGAACTGCCAACAGGTTGGCACCAGGTCCCCGACGGATGGATCGGCGGATGAGCAGCCGGTCGCGCGGGGAGTCTGACACGGCGCTCCCCGCGCGACCGGCCCAACGGCTGTGGTGTCGGGCGTCAAGCTCACCGCGAACGCGGACTGCAAAGGGATCGTCGCATCGCTGCACCCCTTCCCTGGCGGCCTGGCACACTGGACCAAGGCGGCCGGGCAGCGGACGGCCCTGCGCCCGGCATCACCCTTGGATATCAACTATCGCGACCTGCACAAATGTGGCGAGTGCGACCATGGGTATGCGATATACCCCACGGGGTAGGCGGGTTACCCCCCACCCCTATCGTGACCTGGGGAAATGTGGCTAACGTCCGAAAACGCTCTGACCTGCGATGATGAGTTTTTTAGCAAACTGCTAAGCGGAGACGAGCGGTCGCCGTCGATCTATCTACCGCTGAAAAAAACAAAAACCCCCATGTGCCACGACAGCTTTTCAGCGGACGTCAGTACGCCGAATTGCACTGTATTCCAACGGATTTCGCCAGATTTGCCCCCGGTTGGGGTATGTGGTTATGAACTGTTCTAGCCGATTAACCGCAAGGGCATCAGTTTCATGCAAACGACGTTTCGGAGAATAGCCGGGGGTGGCACATCTGGCGCGTGGACAAGGGCGGTTCCTGGGGTGCGGTCGGTTATGGACAGCTTGTTCACAGCTAGCCCGCCGGGGTTTGATGCACTGGTCGAGATGTAGGTGACGGGATTCCGCAACATCCTTGCCGTGACGCCGTTGCTGCAGCCGGACCAGCCCGTCAAATCGCGCAGGCATAGGTAAGTCCATCACGGAAATGCGAGTCGTGCCTCCGCGGCAAAGTTGGGCGCGCCCCTGCGCGCGAGGGCAATAAGAATCTCGTCCAGCGTGAATGGTGGATTCGTCCAGCTGTCGACCATGCCACGAATAGCCGTGATCGTCGCCTCCTGATAGAGGTCTAGTTGGTCAAGCAAGAAGTCGTCGGGATGCAGTGCGCGGATGCTGTATTCCTTGAGCGCATCATCGGGGAAGCCGCCGAGATCAAACGTCACAATCACTTCCGCCCTCTCTCGCACTGCAGCGGCTAACACATGCTTGTCCTTGTCGTTGTTCTTCATCACCGGGATCAAGTCGCGGTAACCAGTGATCTCGGCGTCAATGAAGTTCTCCCGCATCACTGCAAGTCGGCGGTCGGCCTTCTGCTCGGACAACCCCAGCGACTCGACCATGGTCCTACGTGTCTCTGCCAGGATGTCTGCAGACCACAAAGGCCTGTATGTCTGCTCAACCGCTAACCGGAGCAGCATATCGGCTAGCGGATATGGCGCGAGTACGCACGCGTCGAGAACAACAGGAAAGGCAGACACCTATCCGTCAATCCTCCACCTTGGTTGGCGCGCCAGAATCTAAGGCGGCCCGTATCTCATCGGCGGAATCGCGCGTTGCCTCTTGTAGCGCCGCCTTCCGTCTGGCGCGTGTCTCCTGCTGATATGCCAACACGGCATCGAGGCGGATTCTGCGATGCCGGCCTGGCTTGTCGTACGGTATCCGGCCCTCTTCCAGTAGCTTCACCAGCGTTGGCCGGGAGATGTTCAATATGTCGGCGGCCTCTTGGGTTGTCAGGGCCATGTGGTGGGGAACCAGTTGGATCCCCTTCCCCTGGGACATCGCAGTTGCAACATTGAGGAACGCGTCGCGAACCTCTTCAGGCAGAGTTATCGCGCGTCCTGCTCCGTCGCAGATCGACACGCCAGCAGAGCCGAGGGCATCTAGCAGTTCGCCGAAGTTTCGTTGTTCCTTCGGGGGGAGAACAGTGCGGGCTTCCAAGACAGCGGTCACAAAATACAGAGTAATTCGAAAAAATCGAAAATGTGTGAGATTTCGACCACTGCGGCGCCGGCAACTTCACGGTCTTACCACGCGCACGCGGCTGCCGCGCGGATTTCGTCATCGCAGATCGCCACATACCGTTCGGTGGTCAGGATCGACTCATGACCTAGCAGTGCCTGCACTGCCCGGATGTTGCGTGACCCGTGGAAGGCACGCGAGGCCATGCGGTGACGCAGAGTGTGGGCGGTCCAGTTGTCCGGCAGCGCCCGCGAGATGATTTTGCCGACGTGTTCGGGGGTTAGATGCCGGTCGGGGGTGTTGGGGAACAACCACCCCGCGGGCGCTTGGCGGATCAGGGAAACCAGGTAGGTGCTGATCGGTACTACCCGGTTCTTTCCGCCTTTTCCGTGTACCAGCAGCGCGCCGCCGTCCATCAAGTCACCAGTGTGCACCTGGGCTATCTCGGCGCGCCGCAGCCCCGCCTCACCGGCTAGGCGCAGCATCAGCTCGGTACGCCGGTCAGCGTTGGCCAGTGCCGCCTGTCAGGCCTCGTCGCTGGCCGGCCGCGGCGGGGCCTTGGGGACGCGCACCACGGGCAGCGCGTCCCCGATATAGAGCGGTACACGTCCCATTTCGTAGAGCCAGACGAAGAATCCGCGCAAGGTGGTGCGGTAGCTCTTGCGGGCTTCCTGGGATAGGTGTTGCTGTTTGCCCAGCCAGTTCACTAGCTGCTCGGCGGTGACCTCGCCGGGTGGGCATCCCAGGCCTCGTGCGGCCACGCAGAGGTTGGCCCTGCGGAGCCGGATTGTTGATTTCCGCTGGCCGCCGGCGGCCAGGCATATCAGGTAGTCGTCCACGTCGCGGCGCCACGCTTCGGGCGCGTGGGTGGTGGGGCGCGGGCCGGGCCGTTTGGGTTGCATGCGCCCAATCAGGTAGGCGTCCACCGTGGCCAGCGGCCCGACGGCAAGGGTGATGTCATCGGCGTCGCGCAGGGTATACACGGTGCCGCGTTGGGTGAATGTCAAGCCGAGCCTCTTGGCGCGGGCGCGGGTTATCCGGACGCGGTTGACGGTGTTCACTTCACCCCATCCGTTTCCCGGTTGGCGTCGTCGTCGAGCTGGGCGTGAAGTTGCGCCCGCTGCGGCCTGGACGTGTGCGCGTAGATAGCTGGTATCGGCTGGTCGTCGTCGAGGGTGTGGGCCGCGGCAAGCAGTTCGGCCGCGAGCTGACGCGCCTGATCGGAGTCAAGGTTGTCGCCGTGGTCGTGGCCCCACACGATGATGCGCCGGGTACCGTCGCCGGATTCTTCGACGAAGTCGATGGTGACGCCGCTCATCGCTTGGCCCACCCGTCTAACTCGTCGGCGGCGGTCAGCAGCGCGGCGGCCAGCTCACGTGCCTGCCGGCTACTCAGGGCTTCTTGGTTGGCCTCGATTTGCACCGAGGGGCGGTCGATCGCGGACTGGTCAAGGCTGCCGTCGCCGTATTGGATGGCCTCAACCCACACCAGAACGTTGGTGTTGCCTTCGATGCTGCGGACTTCGCTGGTGATCCGCCGATAGGGGCGGTCGGTGGTGGCGTCTTCCCACAGATTGGCAAACACTGCGCCAGGAGGGAGAGGGACATCGGGTGTGGTTGTGGTCATGGTGATGGTCCTCTCGGATCTAACCCGAGAGCGCCGAACCATCCAGTCTGGCATGTATCTGGCATCCCGCCGAGGATGAGGCGTTAAAAAAGCCTCTGACCTGCGAAAACTCTGGTGCGCGATACTGGGATTGAACCAGTGACCTCTTCCGTGTCAGGGAAGCGCTCTCCCGCTGAGCTAATCGCGCTGGGGATTGCAATCTGGAGGTGGAGACGGGAATCGAACCCGTGTGCACGGCTTTGCAGGCCGTTGCCTCACCACTCGGCCACTCCACCGCGGGGGATTGATGCCACTTGCACCTTCGAGCGGATGACGGGATTCGAACCCGCGACCCTCACCTTGGCAAGGTGATGCGCTACCAACTGCGCTACATCCGCGCGCAACGGACGAGATCGTCGCCCGGTGCGAAGCACGACGATAGTCCACGTGACCCGGCGCACACAAATCTCCAGGTTCTTTTGGGGCGCTTTGGCTATCACCGGCCGAGGTAGCACGTTCGGTGCAGCCACGGATCGTGCTAGTCTTCGACCTCGTTGCCGCTCGGCGCCGGTCCCGTGGCTCAGTGGAAGAGCGTCCGCTTCACACGCGGAAGGTCGCTGGTTCGATCCCAGCCGGGACCACACGTATTTGCCCGGCTCACCGTCTTCATCGTGGGTTCCCGCGCGCCGGGGCCGCCCCGAGACGCCTGGATCCGCTCGGTGGCCATGACGCACTCCGCCTGTCGCATCAATGGGCGCCTACCCGACGGTCGTATGCTACCCACCGGACGGATGCGACGTTTGCCGCGATTCTGCAGGTAGGGTTTGCTGGATGACGGTCGAGTTCACGTTGCTCGGCGACATCGAAGCCCGAGTTAACGGGCGACGGCTAGAAATCGGTCATGCCCGTCAACGCTGTGTGCTGGTCGCATTGCTGATCGACGTGAATCGGCCCATCCCGGTCGGTCAACTGGTCGATCGGGTGTGGTCGGACCGCCCCCCATACCGTGCCCGGAATTCGCTGGCCGGCTATGTGTCGCGGCTGCGGAATCTGCTCGCCGAATTTGAAGGCGCTTCCATTTCACGTGAGCCGGGTGGATATGTCCTCGCGGCCGATCCGCTGTCGGTGGACCTGCACCGCTTCCGCCGCGTGGCCGCACAGGCCAGGGCGACCGATGACCCCCTGCAGGCCGCGCTCCTGTTCGACAAGGCGTTGGTGATCTGGTCTGGTGAGCCGTTCGCGACCCTGGACACGCCGTGGGTGAACGACGTCCGCGGTGCCTTGCAGGCCGAAAAGCTTTCAGTGGAGCTGGACCGCAACGACACGGCCCTGCGAATCGGTAAACACGCAGATCTGCTGGTTGAGATCTCGGCTGCCCAGGCTGCGCATCCGTTGGACGAGCGGTTGGCCGGCCAGTTGATGCTGGCCCAGTACCGTTGTGGACGCCAGGCCGATGCGCTGGAAACCTATCGGCGGGTTCGCGAGCAACTCGTCGACGAACTCGGAATCGATCCGGGTCCCGCCCTACGCGAGGTGCATCAGCAGATACTCACCGGCGAGGCCGCCATCCCGGTGGCGCCAACGGTTTCCGACTCGGTCGCCGCGCCGGCGCACCGGCTGGGGATGCATCGGCCACGGTCGGGGCTGTTGCGGCGGGTGACGAGTTTCGTTGGTCGGCAGCGCGAACTGGCTCAAGCGATCAACGCCCTGAGCGACGGTCCGCTGGTCACCTTGGTCGGAGTCGGTGGTGTAGGCAAGACCCGGCTGGGTCTAGAGGCCGCACGAAGTGTGCAAGAGCGTTTCGCCGACGGCATATGGATCTGCGAACTGGGGCCGTTGGAGCACGGTGAGGCAGTCGGGCACGCCGTTGCGGCAAGTGTCTGGTTGCGGCAACAGCAAGGCATGGACATCGAGGAATCGGTGATCGAGTACCTCAGGTCACGTGAAGTCTTACTGGTATTCGACAACTGCGAGCACGTGCTGGAAGCCGCCGGGAAATTCATCGACCAGATCTTGCAGCATTGCCCGCGAGTATCGGTGCTGGCCACCAGCAGGCAACCCCTCGGCCTGGAAGGTGAGCGAATTATCGGCGTGCCGCCGTTGGAGGTCGCGGACGCGACCGAGTTGTTCGTCGACCGAGCCCTGGCAAGCCGTTCGGATTTCACGCTCGAAGACCAGCCGATGGGCGCCGTCGTCGAGATCTGTCGACGGGTCGATTGCCTGCCGCTGGGGGTGGAGCTGGCAGCGGCGCGGATGCGGGTGATGAGCAGTTTGGACGTCGCCCGGCGCCCGGATTTCCTGCGGCTACTGCGCGGCGGGACCCGAGGTGCACTGCCCCGCCAGCAGAGTCTGTCCGAGACGATCGCGTGGTCGTATCGCCTACTCACCGAATCCGAGCAGTCGTTGTTTGCCAGCCTTTCGGTGTTCGCCGGCAGTTTCGACTTGGCCGCCGCCCACGGAATCTGCGGGCTCGACGGCGCCGGTGAGGCCGACACGCTGGAGTGGCTGACGGGTTTGGTGGACAAATCCATGGTGGTGGTGCGCAGCGTCGAGGACCGAACCCGATACGCCGTCTTGGAAACGATGCGGGCATATGGCCGAGATCGGTTGCGGGAAAACGGCATTGACCGCCAGTGCTCGATACGGCACGCAAACTACTACACCAGGCTGGCCGAGCGGGCCGGAGCTGGCATGCGCACCGCCGAGGAGCGGAAATGGGTGGAGCGTGCGCTGCCCGACTACGACAACCTGCGCGCAGCGTTCGGGCATGCGATGGACGAGCAGGACATCGGCCTTGCGATGCGGATCGTCGCTGCGGTACCGGAGTTGATCGGGTGGCGGGTGGGCTACGAGGTAGCCGAGTGGGCCGAGCGCGTCATCGCCGTTGCCGATCCCGACCATCCGTTGTTCCCGGCGGTCGTCGGGACGGCAGCTCGCGTTGCGTGGGCCCGGGCTGATTTCCCGCGGGCCAAGTCATTGGCATCCTTGGCGCAAGGACGGACTCCGGCGAGGGGCAGCGCCCGCGTCGTCAACCCGGTCGATGTGCTTACCGATGTCGCCCTCTTCGAAGGGCATCCGGAGGCGGCGCTGGCCTACTGGACCGCTGAGGCGGAGCGTGCCCGCCGCGACGCGGATCCCATCCGCCTGGGGTGGACGCTGTTCACGTTGACGATCTGCCAGGGCGTACTTGGCAATGACGAGGCTGCGATACCTGCGGCGCAGGAAGCTGTCGGGGCGGCCGACGACACCGGCAACCCGACTGCACAGTCGATGGCCTACTTCGCGCTCGGATACCTGCTGAGAAGGTCCGAACCGGAGCGTGCCTTGGCCCTGTTCGACGACTCAGCGCGGCTGGCCGCCGACGTGCAGAATTTCTGGGTATACGGCAGCGCCTTGATGGAGGCCGCCGCCATCCGTGCCGTTTACGGCGATCCACGGGTGGCTGCGCAGATGTTCATCGGCGTGCTCGAGCACTGGGAACGCTTCGCCGACCTGACCCAGCAGTGGCTTACGCTGCGCTACATCACGCGGCTGTTGCTCCGGCTCGGCTGCCGCGAGGACGCGGCCGTCCTGTATTGGGCCTTCGTCAATGCCGGCAAGCCCGTGCCGCTGGCCGCGGCCCAGATGGCGGTGCTCGTTGATTCGCTGGGCACTGCCCGCCTGGACGCGCTCAACGCACCTACCGGCATTGCCGATGCGGTGACGCGGGCCCGGTCGAGCCTGCAGCGTTGCTGCGGACCCGCGGCAGTGCCCGCCCCCTGAACCCGTCGGGCGCCGAAAAAAGCCGTTCTAACTGCGCATTTCATAGTTTGCAAATCGTTTCCGAACGCCTGACCCGCATTGTGGGCAGCGGGCAAGGAATTCGTCTCGGCAGCCGTCAGCCGCTCAGCGAAGACCGGGCCAACGCGGAGCAACGTATGCGAAGTCTGTGTGCTTGCGTGGATGCACATCACGTGGGAGGTGATGCGGCTGTGTCCAGTCCACGGTTGTACCTCGACATGGTCAGTGGTGTGGCTGAGGCGATCATTCCGGTGTCCCAGGCACCGCCTTGGGAGGTGATCGTGTTGGGGACGGCGACGGGCGCGGTGTGGATGCTGGTCCTGCTGGCCCGGTTCGTCGTGGTGCAGACCGGCCCGGCCGTCTGGCTGGAGCAATTTTCCGCGGCGAGTGTCCAGCTGTTGAGGATCTGGTTGTCCGGGTGGTCCGACCGCTTGTTGGGCGCCGTGTCCGGAAGATCTCACCGATGAAGACTCGACGCGTCGAACCGTTCCGCAAACCGCTGATCGTGCCCTCGGCGCGGGATGGCCGCACCCAGATTCGGTTTCCCATGGTCGCAGTTCTCGGTTATGGGGGCGTTGGTGATCGGGTGACGCGGCGCGCCGTCGCCGGTTTGCCCGTGCAGCGGGCGTCGGCATTGGCAACCGTGTACGCACCCAGCACGCGTGGCGCGACGTTCGGAAGCGGAGACCCGGCACGGCGGGTGGGCACGATGATCGCGAACTATCGGGTTGAAGCCGTGGTCTCGTCGGGAGGCATGGGCACGGTGTATCTGGCCCGTCATCCGAGCTTGCCTCGGCGCGACGCGCTGAAAATTCTCGATGGTCCCCTCGCGCGGGATCCCCGGTTTCGTGTTCGGTTCATGCGGGAGGCCGACCTGGCGGCCGGGCTGCATCACCCCAATATCGTCGCGGTTTACGATCGCGGGGACACGCCGGACGGCGCGTTGTGGATGGCGATGGAGTACGTGCGCGGCACGGACGCCGATGTCGAAACCGGTGCCGGGCGGATGCCGCCGGCGCGGGCCGAGCGCATCGTCAGCGAGGTGGCCATGGCCCTCGATCACCTGCATCGCCGCAACCTGCTTCATCGCGATGTCAAGCCGGCGAACATCCTGCTATCTCCTGGCCTGCCGGGGGAGCCCGAGCGGGTGGTGTTGGCCGACTTCGGCATCGCCCGCAGCTGCGATGACCACTATGGGCTGACCCGCACCGGCGACGTGATCACGACGGTGGCCTATGCCTCCCCGGAACTCCTGCAGGGCTGGCCTCTCGACGCGCGCACCGACATCTACTCCCTCGGGTGCACACTGTTCCACCTGCTCACCGGTCATGCCCCAT
Proteins encoded in this window:
- a CDS encoding serine/threonine-protein kinase encodes the protein MKTRRVEPFRKPLIVPSARDGRTQIRFPMVAVLGYGGVGDRVTRRAVAGLPVQRASALATVYAPSTRGATFGSGDPARRVGTMIANYRVEAVVSSGGMGTVYLARHPSLPRRDALKILDGPLARDPRFRVRFMREADLAAGLHHPNIVAVYDRGDTPDGALWMAMEYVRGTDADVETGAGRMPPARAERIVSEVAMALDHLHRRNLLHRDVKPANILLSPGLPGEPERVVLADFGIARSCDDHYGLTRTGDVITTVAYASPELLQGWPLDARTDIYSLGCTLFHLLTGHAPFSDRPGLAAVMMAHIQHPPPRLSDYVAGLPAALDGVVATAMAKDPGDRYQTAGEFARAVRAALAVGCAPRLRFANPPAVHVDSAAPRQSEATQAAGPGSLARVQWASRPGRFAVRARAGKAAVLIAVIAVLLCSLGFVMANRHHATGQRTSHPAQAQAAMLDARGVNEHACAALCPRAACPSGCPADPR
- a CDS encoding helix-turn-helix domain-containing protein, whose protein sequence is MTAVLEARTVLPPKEQRNFGELLDALGSAGVSICDGAGRAITLPEEVRDAFLNVATAMSQGKGIQLVPHHMALTTQEAADILNISRPTLVKLLEEGRIPYDKPGRHRRIRLDAVLAYQQETRARRKAALQEATRDSADEIRAALDSGAPTKVED
- a CDS encoding PIN domain-containing protein, whose protein sequence is MLLRLAVEQTYRPLWSADILAETRRTMVESLGLSEQKADRRLAVMRENFIDAEITGYRDLIPVMKNNDKDKHVLAAAVRERAEVIVTFDLGGFPDDALKEYSIRALHPDDFLLDQLDLYQEATITAIRGMVDSWTNPPFTLDEILIALARRGAPNFAAEARLAFP
- a CDS encoding BTAD domain-containing putative transcriptional regulator; translation: MTVEFTLLGDIEARVNGRRLEIGHARQRCVLVALLIDVNRPIPVGQLVDRVWSDRPPYRARNSLAGYVSRLRNLLAEFEGASISREPGGYVLAADPLSVDLHRFRRVAAQARATDDPLQAALLFDKALVIWSGEPFATLDTPWVNDVRGALQAEKLSVELDRNDTALRIGKHADLLVEISAAQAAHPLDERLAGQLMLAQYRCGRQADALETYRRVREQLVDELGIDPGPALREVHQQILTGEAAIPVAPTVSDSVAAPAHRLGMHRPRSGLLRRVTSFVGRQRELAQAINALSDGPLVTLVGVGGVGKTRLGLEAARSVQERFADGIWICELGPLEHGEAVGHAVAASVWLRQQQGMDIEESVIEYLRSREVLLVFDNCEHVLEAAGKFIDQILQHCPRVSVLATSRQPLGLEGERIIGVPPLEVADATELFVDRALASRSDFTLEDQPMGAVVEICRRVDCLPLGVELAAARMRVMSSLDVARRPDFLRLLRGGTRGALPRQQSLSETIAWSYRLLTESEQSLFASLSVFAGSFDLAAAHGICGLDGAGEADTLEWLTGLVDKSMVVVRSVEDRTRYAVLETMRAYGRDRLRENGIDRQCSIRHANYYTRLAERAGAGMRTAEERKWVERALPDYDNLRAAFGHAMDEQDIGLAMRIVAAVPELIGWRVGYEVAEWAERVIAVADPDHPLFPAVVGTAARVAWARADFPRAKSLASLAQGRTPARGSARVVNPVDVLTDVALFEGHPEAALAYWTAEAERARRDADPIRLGWTLFTLTICQGVLGNDEAAIPAAQEAVGAADDTGNPTAQSMAYFALGYLLRRSEPERALALFDDSARLAADVQNFWVYGSALMEAAAIRAVYGDPRVAAQMFIGVLEHWERFADLTQQWLTLRYITRLLLRLGCREDAAVLYWAFVNAGKPVPLAAAQMAVLVDSLGTARLDALNAPTGIADAVTRARSSLQRCCGPAAVPAP
- a CDS encoding helix-turn-helix domain-containing protein → MSLLGEKPAHPLVVGGVVVLHGDYLRHALLAIQHIIGRRRREHLPVPAEWSALEVALAQAMSAGPQSDAAAQSVNETWLSTREVADRTGWTERHARRRAGQLDGRREGGRWLIPETAVREHMEGQQRE